AGAACACGTAGAACAGGAAGAAATCGAGCGCCAAAAAAACACCGATCATTCCGGTTTCCAGCAGCAAGAACAAAATACAATACGCCTTTACGTGCTTGTCGATATTCCAGCTTGCTCCCATCGCCAACATACACACGAACGAAGTGAGTACGACGAGCGGAAAACTAATGCCGTCCGTCCCCATCAAATAGTAAATATTGAACGATTTGATCCACGGCACCGAAAACACATCCTGCATTGCCGATACGCCCAGATTAAACTGCGCCGTATCGGCCCCTTCCGGTCGCGGAATCGCCAACCAAGCGGTCAGCAAGAACACGACAACGGTAACCAACAGCGTCAACCAACGGATGGCTGCCTTGGTATTCCCCGGGAAAAAAGCAATTACCAGCGCACCCAGCGCCGGCAGAAATGTGATTAAACTCAATGGCAAAATATATGGACCGTTCATAGAACATCCGCTTACGGAGTCATCGCAGCCATGCGGCTGGTCTTACCCCGCCCAAGAGCTCCGGAAAAAGGTAATCAAAATAAAAAGTGCCACCGTTCCCACGATAATTAACATCACGTATTGCCGGAGGCGACCCGTTTGCACACGCCGCAAGGATAATCCCGTCGAATGTATGGCACTTGCCACCCAATTTACCAGTCCGTCGACAAACCAACGATCGATCGCATCGTCAATGGTCGAAATGCCGCGAACTGCCAATGCGCATCCGTCAATAAATCGATCGATAACTTTCTTGTCGAAATCAGAAACCCGCCGCGAGACAAACAAAACTGGCTGCACAAAAATGACGTTGTACAATTCGTCGAAGTACCATTTATGCCACAAAAATTGGTACAGCCGACTGAACTGCTGCCGCACCTCTTCCGGATTCAGTAATCGCCAGGCATAAAACACGGTGGCTAGTAAAAAGCCGGCCAGCGCCGTGGAAAAAGCAATGATTGAAGCCGGCACGTGAATGGCCATGTCGGTATGACTTAATTCTTCACTGGGATGCTCTAGGCTGGGCCAAATGACCGCGCCTTTGACCGTCTCCAACGTGCCCGCCGGCCGCGCCTGCTCCAGGAGATTTGTCAGCCCCCACATGGGCCAACCAATGCCAAAGGCAAACACCGCCAAAATGACCAGCGGAATCCACATTACTTTTGGTGATTCGTGAGCATGCTCATATACCTGATGATCTTTCGGTTTGCCGATGAATGTCATGTACCACAAACGGAACATGTAAAATGCCGTCATCGAAGCGCCTCCTGCTGCGGCAATAAACAAAACTCGATGCACCGGATTGTGGTTCGTGAATGACAGTGCTTGGGCAATAATCGAATCTTTCGAATAGTAACCACTAAAGCCAGCCACAAATGGAATTCCCGTACCGATAATGGCCAAACAGCCGACCAGCATCGTGTAGCCGGTGTAAGGCATCTTTTTAAGCAGGCCGCCCATTTTCCGCATATCGTTCGTGTGGCAGGCGTGAATGACGGAACCGGAACACATAAACAGCAGGCTTTTGAAAAAGGCGTGCGTGAATAGGTGGAACAATCCTGCAATCCATCCGCCCACGCCAAGCGACAGCATCATGTAACCCAACTGACTAACCGTCGAATAGGCCAGGACCCGCTTGATGTCGACTGCCACAATAGCAATCGTCGCCGCAATAAACAGCGTAATGCAACCCACATAAGCAATAACCAGCAACACCTCTTGCGTGAACAAAGGAAAGCAACGGCCGACTAAGTACACGCCGGCGGCCACCATCGTTGCCGAGTGGACCAGTGCCGAAACAGGCGTAGGGCCTTCCATCGCATCAGGCAACCATACCTGCAACGGAAACTGCGCACTTTTTCCCACACAGCCACAGAAAATGCCCAGCCCTGCGACGACCAGCAAACCATATCCCCAGCCATCGCTGCGCCAGTCGCGCATCTCGGAGGTAATTTCCGATTGAGCTGCGACATCGCCTCCCATTTGCCGATGGTCTTGTACGATTTCTCCCACTTTTTCCGAAGCCGCCGATTTCACCATGCCATCGGGCGGCGTCAATCTGTAAGCGTTTTCTGGCGAGCGCATTTCACTAAAAAGGCCCCGCGCCAGCAATTTGCCATCCGCATCTTTGGTATCTCCATATGCGAACGTTCCCACGGCGCCGAATAATGCCATCAAGCCAATGATAAAGCCAAAATCACCCACCCGATTCACAATGAAAGCTTTGTTAGCGGCAGTCGACGCACTTTTGCGCTCAAAATAAAAACCGATTAAGAAATACGAGCAGATGCCGACCAATTCCCAGAAGACAAAGGTCATCGCCAAATTGCCAGAGATCACCAGGCCCAGCATGCTGAAGCAGAACAGCGACAGATATTGGAAAAACTGATGAAAGCGGCCCGGCCGTACCAAATGATGGCCGTCGGACAAATGCACTTCGTGATCGGTCACATCGTGCAACTCGTCGTGCATGTAACCTGTGGCATAAACGTGAATGCAAGAGGCAATGAGCGTCACCATGCAAAACATGGCCACGGTTAAGGCGTCGATATACCAGCCGATCGTGATTTTCAGTTTGCCGACTTCGACCAGTGAGTACCAATCGCCACTGTAATATGCCGGGGGTGCGGCGGGCTCCTCCGTGGGCGCAACGCCTTCCGCAGACGACTTCGCCAGCTCGCCTCGTTCAGTAGCAGCGTTGTGCTGTTTCGCCGACAGTGGATGTTCCCCGAGCCAGCCGAAGAGGGCAATCGCTGACAGCACAAATGCGGTGATGATCGCTCCGCAAGCCACATACGCCGCCCCTTTGCCATGGGAGCCCATGTGCTTGCCGAAAAACACAATCAGCACAAATGACGCCAGCGGCAATAGCCAGGCTATTCCTAGAAGTGTCGGCAATGCGTTCGATAAATTCATGTGCTCTGCTGCGTCGGTGAAATCTGTTCTTCCGAATTCATCCCTTCAGTTCATCCGCCCGATCCACATCCACCGTCGAATGGTTGTTATAAAAATTCAAAGTAATGGCTAACGCCACAGCTGCTTCTGCCGCAGCTAGAACAATCACAAACAGGGCAATCAATTGCCCGTCCAAGCCAATCGATGCCTGACCGTCGGCGTGCAGCACTCGGCTGCCAAAGGCAATGAAATTGAGATTTGCGCCGTTGAGCACCAATTCAATGCCCATCAGCACGCCCAGAGCATTGCGTTTGGTTGCCATGCAGACCGCGCCGCAAACAAATAGCACGGCGCCTACCACCAGATAATGCGAAACGCCAATGGGTTCTGCGAGTAAATTCATAAAGTGCCTCCGCCTGCCGTTCGCGCTAAGCTTTTAAGTTTCCGCCATCTGCACCAATTTGCGTCGTTTGGCGCGTGCCAAATATGCTGCTCCGATTAACACCACCAGCAAATGCACCGACACAATTTCAAACGGCAACAAATAGCCGGACAATACGCCAGTCTGCTGTAGCGTTGAAGCTTTTGACAAGGCATCGACTCGCAGCCCTAACAGCCCTTCGCCGACGGTTGTTGTGGTTGGCGCGGCAACGATTGCCGGGTCGTTGCTCGATGAGCCGGCTTGCCATTGCGATATGCTAAATGCGGCTTGCACCAATACGGCAAACAGTGAACCGCCCACAATGGCTGCTAAAATCCAATCACCGCTGTGGGTTTTCATAGAGATGAAAGGGCTTTGAGCGGTCAGCATCACGCCGAAAACCAATAACACCAGCGTTCCTCCCACATAAATCAATAGTTGCATAGCCCCAATGAAATCGGCGCCGGCCAAAAAGAATAAACCCGCCGTCGCGCCTAACGACAGCACCAAGTAAAACGCCATTCGCACAATGTTGCTGGAAAACACCACAGCCAGCGCAAAGCCACAAGCCGCTAACGAGAACAAAAGAAAATAGATCGTGTGCCAATTCATTGCACTTCTTCGCTTGCAATTTTCTCTATAAGTTTCTGCGCCGATGGCTGATTGATCGTTCCGGCTTCCTTCTTTGTGGCATCCATAAACGCACCCTCTCGAACTTCAGCCGATGCCGCCGATTGTTTCACCCATAGCCCGCCCGGGAATTCGTACCGCCAGACGGCCACCCCCACAAACATCGCCGCGGCAATTGGCGTGCAGTATTTCAAGCAGGTTTTCATCACCTGATCAATTCGCAGCCGAGGCAACGTCCAGCGCACCCAAATCATCACCGTCACCCAGAAAATGCATTTTCCAATGAAATTCATGCAACCTAGTAAATTGGCAATGTATCCCAGGGTGCGCCAGTGTGATTCATCTGCCGTGTACGCCCAACCTAGCAAATGCGTAACCGGAATCGGACCATTCCAGCCGCCGAAAAACAGAATCGCACCCAATCCGGCGACGGTAAACATCGAACCGTACTCGGCCATGTAAAACGCCAGCCAGCGGAAGCCGGAATATTCCGTGTGAAAGCCGGCCACCAGTTCGCTTTCCGCTTCGGCCAAATCGAAGGGTGCCCGATTGACGCTGGCCGTCGCACAGGTGAAATACACCCAAAAAATGATGAACGTGAACGGATCGTGAAAAATGTACCAGTTCGTAAACCAGCCTTGCTGTTTTTGCGCAATCGTAATCAAGTCCAGCGAGCCGGCAATTAAGCATGGCGTAACAATACACAGTCCCAGCGGTACCTCGTAGCTCACCACTTGGGCGGCTTCGCGCATGGCGCCAAATAGCGACCATTTCGAGGCGGAGGCATAGCCGGCCAAAATAACACCGAACACTTCCAACCCCAGCACGGCAATGACGAAAAATACACCCACATTCATCCGTAGCGCTACCCAGCCGTCGGCAAAGGGGAGCGCCATCAGCGTTGCGTACGAAAAGACAAAGCTCACGTAAGGCGCCAGCTTGAAGAGCAGCCGGTCGGCCTCGCCGGGCATTAAATCTTCTTTGGTGATGAGCTTTAAGCCGTCCGCCAGCAGTTGGAGCCAACCAAACTTTCCACCGGTGCGCGTCGGTCCCAAGCGGTCCTGAATTCGCGCAGAAACCTTTCGCTCCACCCATACAAAGAACATGGCGCCAATAAACGGCACCAACAGGAGCAAATTGCATTGAATGAACCCGGCGAGCAAATAGCTCAGCCAAGACCACCAACCCCAGTGATGAATGAAAAAATCAGCCACCGCCGGTGACACGTCCTAACTGGCAAAAGTCCGAAAAGGCGGACCCGTCGCGGCAACCGCCTACAGAGAGCGGGCTCGCCCCACATACACCGAGGATGAGCCTTTAAGATCGTGAAATATGGCACAAAGTCCCCTATCTCGACAAGCCCCTAAAAACTCTCGGGAAATTTAGGAAATCAAAAATTGAGACCGTCTTTTCCTGCTCTCGGAGCTGTTCTGCCGCACAATCGCGGACGACTCAAAGCAACCAATTGCCGTCGGCCGAAACCAGGCAACCGTGGCCCAAAACGCATCTTGTATAGTGTACATATGTATCGTACTATGGCCGAGGTCGATCCACTTTTTTCACAGGAGAAAATCAGAATGAGCAGCAACAATCCGAATTTTTACCACAGCGGAGAAACCGTCCCCGTCATGATGTGGGCCAATAACGTCGGCTTTAACTTTTTTATTGGCGACCTGCTTGTTTTCGAGTCGACCTCGCATAGCACGGCTGCCTCCGTCGCAGACAACATTACACATTCCACGACCGCGAATGTCGATCAACAGGCAGTGCACGACAGTTTTTGCGGCGTGGCCGCCGAAGCCGTCATCAACAGCCAATCTGGCGGACCCGCATCGCCGCAAATTCGAGTTCACACGCGGGGCCGACATCGCTTCAC
Above is a window of Pirellulales bacterium DNA encoding:
- the nuoH gene encoding NADH-quinone oxidoreductase subunit NuoH, which translates into the protein MADFFIHHWGWWSWLSYLLAGFIQCNLLLLVPFIGAMFFVWVERKVSARIQDRLGPTRTGGKFGWLQLLADGLKLITKEDLMPGEADRLLFKLAPYVSFVFSYATLMALPFADGWVALRMNVGVFFVIAVLGLEVFGVILAGYASASKWSLFGAMREAAQVVSYEVPLGLCIVTPCLIAGSLDLITIAQKQQGWFTNWYIFHDPFTFIIFWVYFTCATASVNRAPFDLAEAESELVAGFHTEYSGFRWLAFYMAEYGSMFTVAGLGAILFFGGWNGPIPVTHLLGWAYTADESHWRTLGYIANLLGCMNFIGKCIFWVTVMIWVRWTLPRLRIDQVMKTCLKYCTPIAAAMFVGVAVWRYEFPGGLWVKQSAASAEVREGAFMDATKKEAGTINQPSAQKLIEKIASEEVQ
- the nuoL gene encoding NADH-quinone oxidoreductase subunit L, with the protein product MNLSNALPTLLGIAWLLPLASFVLIVFFGKHMGSHGKGAAYVACGAIITAFVLSAIALFGWLGEHPLSAKQHNAATERGELAKSSAEGVAPTEEPAAPPAYYSGDWYSLVEVGKLKITIGWYIDALTVAMFCMVTLIASCIHVYATGYMHDELHDVTDHEVHLSDGHHLVRPGRFHQFFQYLSLFCFSMLGLVISGNLAMTFVFWELVGICSYFLIGFYFERKSASTAANKAFIVNRVGDFGFIIGLMALFGAVGTFAYGDTKDADGKLLARGLFSEMRSPENAYRLTPPDGMVKSAASEKVGEIVQDHRQMGGDVAAQSEITSEMRDWRSDGWGYGLLVVAGLGIFCGCVGKSAQFPLQVWLPDAMEGPTPVSALVHSATMVAAGVYLVGRCFPLFTQEVLLVIAYVGCITLFIAATIAIVAVDIKRVLAYSTVSQLGYMMLSLGVGGWIAGLFHLFTHAFFKSLLFMCSGSVIHACHTNDMRKMGGLLKKMPYTGYTMLVGCLAIIGTGIPFVAGFSGYYSKDSIIAQALSFTNHNPVHRVLFIAAAGGASMTAFYMFRLWYMTFIGKPKDHQVYEHAHESPKVMWIPLVILAVFAFGIGWPMWGLTNLLEQARPAGTLETVKGAVIWPSLEHPSEELSHTDMAIHVPASIIAFSTALAGFLLATVFYAWRLLNPEEVRQQFSRLYQFLWHKWYFDELYNVIFVQPVLFVSRRVSDFDKKVIDRFIDGCALAVRGISTIDDAIDRWFVDGLVNWVASAIHSTGLSLRRVQTGRLRQYVMLIIVGTVALFILITFFRSSWAG
- a CDS encoding NADH-quinone oxidoreductase subunit J — translated: MNWHTIYFLLFSLAACGFALAVVFSSNIVRMAFYLVLSLGATAGLFFLAGADFIGAMQLLIYVGGTLVLLVFGVMLTAQSPFISMKTHSGDWILAAIVGGSLFAVLVQAAFSISQWQAGSSSNDPAIVAAPTTTTVGEGLLGLRVDALSKASTLQQTGVLSGYLLPFEIVSVHLLVVLIGAAYLARAKRRKLVQMAET
- the nuoK gene encoding NADH-quinone oxidoreductase subunit NuoK, producing the protein MNLLAEPIGVSHYLVVGAVLFVCGAVCMATKRNALGVLMGIELVLNGANLNFIAFGSRVLHADGQASIGLDGQLIALFVIVLAAAEAAVALAITLNFYNNHSTVDVDRADELKG